Proteins from a genomic interval of Trifolium pratense cultivar HEN17-A07 linkage group LG6, ARS_RC_1.1, whole genome shotgun sequence:
- the LOC123888050 gene encoding 60S ribosomal protein L7-1-like, with amino-acid sequence MAEEEPKALNYIPEVILKKRKHSEALALRKKDQLQKKDFQLRKSKDFIKKPEDFILEYRNREVDLIRMKRRVKRKRGEKSTPCNKPIIVIRIQGKQDMHPTTRKHLFSLGLRRIFSAVFVKPTDGVMAKLARVEPYVTYGYPNLKNIKELIYKKGHAKIDRRKVPLTDNNLIEQELGKFGIVCIEDMVHQIENVGPHFKEVVRFMWPFELNKPADGLKGLKNRFKIGGDSGDREDLINELINKMN; translated from the exons ATGGCTGAAGAGGAACCAAAGGCTCTTAACTATATTCCAGAGGTTATATTGAAGAAGAGGAAACACAGTGAGGCATTGGCGTTGAGAAAAAAGGACCAATTGCAGAAAAAAGATTTCCAGTTGAGGAAGTCCAAGGACTTTATAAAAAAGCCTGAGGATTTTATTCTCGAATATCGCAATAGG GAGGTCGACCTCATTCGAATGAAAAGGAGGGTCAAGAGGAAACGGGGAGAAAAATCAACCCCATGCAACAAGCCCATAATTGTCATTCGTATACAGGG GAAACAAGACATGCATCCTACAACCAGAAAACACTTATTCAGTTTGGGATTGAGAAGAATATTCAGTGCTGTCTTTGTGAAACCAACTGATGGAGTGATGGCCAAACTGGCGAGAGTTGAACCATACGTTACCTATGG ATATCCAAATCTTAAAAACATAAAGGAGCTAATTTACAAGAAGGGACATGCAAAAATAGATAGGCGAAAAGTTCCTTTGACAGATAATAACCTTATTGAGCAG GAATTAGGAAAGTTTGGTATCGTTTGCATAGAAGACATGGTTCATCAAATTGAAAATGTTGGTCCACACTTTAAGGAAGTTGTCAGATTTATGTGGCCCTTTGAACTGAACAAGCCAGCTGACGGATTGAAAGGATTGAAAAATCGATTCAAGATTGGTGGCGATTCAGGGGACCGTGAGGATCTCATCAATGAGCTCATcaataaaatgaattaa